TTTccgtttttggtttttttatattatatattataaatcaTATGATAgtattattaaataataataatgtttcaACTGGGAAGCATACTCATGTGAAACACTGGTTGAgttataagaaaaaaacaagagaaataaaaacttttCCAAGGTGTTTGCAGGTAAGTTGTAGTTTTCTAAAGTCTGAGAATGAGGTAAAACTGAATTTTATAACCTCTTATTGTGTGAAGTGTTACCGTGTCTGTCTCTTAGTTTATTCTTAACATCCCTTTATTTGGAAATCTGATGATTGGGAGCTGTGAGAGCAGCATGCTAATGATCTGTGATGTGTAACAGCGCCACCTCATGCACCAGACTGTGAACTTATGTTAGTTATGACATCAGCTGTTAATATTTGATGATGTCAGGCTGTGAACACTTTTATCATCAGACTGTCAATACATAGATGAATATGCTCTAATATATTTCTAttgtttcttctgctgctgctggaatcTCTTTGTTGAGTTTAGTGCtaacaacaaaatgtcacatctgAAGGTTGAGTAAATGTGACTTTATATTCTGAGTGACATTTTAATAAGAATCACATTGACAGTTtctgaaatattaatttcaaaTTCACTGTGGTTTTAATTCGGACTGAATTGTGTTGTCTGATCTATTTATCAATATATTATatgatatattaatattatcatgTTAAACACTAAGCTCTTATCTAAAATTCTGTTGTACAGTTACGGGTCATTAAGTCTCGTCCCTTTTCTGGTCTTTGTTTAGTTGTGATCTTGTATTTCTTCCAGTCTCAGTCTGTAGTTTCATGAACTTCCTTCAGGGGTCGCTGCAGTTGTAGTTGGTTTACTGACAGAAGACTTTAATCCGGATGTGACTGGCAGTATTTTCCCGGATCGGTTGTCGCTGAGCTGGCTGGTCGAGTGCAGCCGAGCCGCGTCGTTAACTCGTGCTTTCTGTGGCTTGTTGTAACCTGTTTGTCGGTGATGGGGGCCTCTGCGGGTCCGTGCGGATCCGTGCTGCTCTGCCTAACTCTGCTCGTCTCTTCGACCCCGCCTTTGACCGCCTGGGACGCAGATCTGGAGCTGCTGGACCTAGTGGAGGAGATCCCACAGACATTCTACCAGTTCCTGTCCCTTGATCAGGTCCGTGCTAACTGCTAATGTCTCCATGGTAACCGCACAGCAGCCGATAGCGGGCTGCTAAGCAGCTGTATGCCACGCAACCGCGGAGGGGCTAACCTAGTTAGCAGGTGTAGCTAATGTAGAAAGATGAACCAGACCAATCATCCCGGTTAGTTCGTGCTTTTTAGTTGAACTGGTTCAGTTCTGGTTCGAGTAGGAGACTGAAGCAGCTTATGCTAACAGCATAAGGATGTAGTTTCTAGACACTGGAAGATTGGGTGTTGTGGTGTTGAAATGTGTTGAATTTTTGCTAAGTTGTGAAACCAAAATAACACACGAGGAATTAATGAGTAAAAATGGGGTAACagtctctgactgtctgtctctctgtctgtctcactgactgtctgtctgtctcaggaTGCCTCAGCAGCTGAGATAAAGAAGGCGTATCGAcggctgtctctctctctgcatcctgacaagaacaaagatgaaaatgctgaaactcagtTCAGACAagtgagaaacacacacgctgatctgtcaacacacacagtgtctgaaATGTACTTTTTGATTTAGTGGTTAAgttgactgaatgtgtgtgcttATTGAGTTTGACTTTAAACAACTTGGAAAAAAAGCTCTCACACTGGGCCTGTTCAGCTGGGtgataatgttttaaatgtctgaTAGGTTTATTGTTCCGAATGTTTTCCCCAACGGTTTACTTTGGCCTTACATGTATTATGAATTGCGAGCTTTGTGTTCTGCTACTTCATTCACAGTGAAGAAATTGTTAGCGTGCACCTGTGACATTATTGCTTGCTGTGCGTACAACGGACCAGCTTGGTATCTGAGATATGGGGACTAACCGTGCAGTCTCCGGTCCGGGCCTAAGACTGGCTGATTCCATCcagtctctgtttttctttagaATCTAAAAATTCAAGTGACAGGAAGgtattaggaaaaaaaatccaagctGTCTTGTTTTAAACAAACCTTATGATCTTTTGAGTTTTTGAGTTCTTGAATGCACCAGAAAGTCCCCCGTCCACCTGTTGGTGACACCAcagcatgttttctgtttcactacAAACATGTTTACCTGTCAGTGTGGCACCTTTGTGAGATTTACTCTCCAAACAGAAAATTTTCCCCCATCTGGAACTCGGCAAGTGTGTGGATCTTTTATCAGTGAATGACATCAAACTTTCGATAAGTCagaatttgttgtttgattttcagcTGGTGGCAATTTATGAAGTCCTGAAGGACGAGGAGAGACGACGCAAGTGAGTACAGCCAGCTCACAGCTAATCAGAGGACAGGGTCCTGGTTCCCAGACCCCAGGTTCCTCCGCTTCCTGTGGGGACCCTGCAGCTTGTAATTAGTGAATCATAAataatgtttatgtgtgtctacAGGTATGATGACATCCTGGTTAACGGGCTTCCTGATTGGCGGCAGCCGGTCTTCTACTACAGACGAGTGAGGAAGATGAGCAACGCTGAGCTggccttcctcctcttcctcatacTCACTGTGGGACATTATGCTGTCATCTGGTCCATCTACTTGGAGAAACAGTTGGTGAGTGAGCCAGTCAGATTGCAGCAGGTGCACAGACAGAAGCATGTGATTGGATCCTGAATCCTCTGTGTTTCCAGGACGAGCTGCTGAgtaggaaaaagaaagagaaaaagaagaagatgagctCAAGACCTGCAGAAGACCTCAGGTGTCTCAGTCAGGAGAGGAATGACAGGTACAGCTATGACATCATCTCTAGACTTCCCTTTTCttagtttgtgtttgctcatagttgtttgtttgtttgtctattgTTGTAGAGTTCAGGACCGACCTCACTGGCAGGACATCCTCCCTTTGAAGCTGAGCATCTGGCTGTACCTGTCCATCAAAAATCTACCAAAGACCATTCAGGTAGAAGCTGAAGCAGTTCTGGTCTCTAAACAGTCCTTGTTTCTGGTCTTGGTCCTTAGTCctggcctgtgtgtgtttcaggaggtGAAGCAGTACTATGTGGACTACCGGCAGATGAAGCAACAACAGAGGgaagaagctgaagctgaacaGGAAGTCGTCCCCAGTAATTACCTTTGACATCATCTGCagtttctgttcattatttctGTAAAGAACACACAGACGAACATTTACAGACGAATAACCGGTCAGTGTTTACTGTTGGTGTGTTTAAAGACAGTCTTAGATTTGAGACTTGGCCACTAAACAGAAAACTCTTAAATGAAGTAGACAAACTGACACCATCACTTAAACACTTTTCATCAACACTCTGAGCTTTATCACCTGATGTTGGtcactttcacttcctgtccactgtTTGTCCAGGAGAGAAGAGGCCAAAAGTCAAAAAGCCAAAGGTGGAGTTTCCTGTTTATGAAC
This portion of the Scatophagus argus isolate fScaArg1 chromosome 13, fScaArg1.pri, whole genome shotgun sequence genome encodes:
- the dnajc1 gene encoding dnaJ homolog subfamily C member 1, which produces MGASAGPCGSVLLCLTLLVSSTPPLTAWDADLELLDLVEEIPQTFYQFLSLDQDASAAEIKKAYRRLSLSLHPDKNKDENAETQFRQLVAIYEVLKDEERRRKYDDILVNGLPDWRQPVFYYRRVRKMSNAELAFLLFLILTVGHYAVIWSIYLEKQLDELLSRKKKEKKKKMSSRPAEDLRCLSQERNDRVQDRPHWQDILPLKLSIWLYLSIKNLPKTIQEVKQYYVDYRQMKQQQREEAEAEQEVVPREKRPKVKKPKVEFPVYEPPSENLNYQSYDQTTSIEDIEDQMDDWLQDRRAEKKKVADWSEDELSLLSRLMVKFPGGSPGRWEKIAQELGRSVTDVTTKVKQVKDHVSHSSGLVKLSELKSPPFPVRSLPVADTVMTPRGGVSCEEEQEEEEEAAVTVRRRNRKSATAEGAEVKVRGRRQKDFDPAAVDEEETESRDNREKAEPAIWTQNQQKLLELALQQFPRGTAERWDRIAKVVPGKTKEECMIRYKMLAELVQKRKADKRS